A single genomic interval of Williamwhitmania sp. harbors:
- a CDS encoding HU family DNA-binding protein: MKYHLIERINPQDRQAKKWYASTVNDGMISKTELAKEITGMSSLSRGDVSNVIESLLEAMPKYLVMGKSVSLGEFGSLRLSISSDGVDTLEEFNTGKITGVKVIFTPGVELKRAIEAVSFERTE; the protein is encoded by the coding sequence ATGAAGTACCATTTGATTGAGCGGATAAATCCGCAGGACCGTCAAGCGAAGAAGTGGTATGCTTCTACGGTAAACGACGGCATGATTAGCAAAACCGAGCTGGCCAAGGAGATTACCGGCATGTCGTCGCTCTCGCGGGGCGACGTGTCCAACGTAATTGAGAGCCTGCTGGAGGCCATGCCCAAGTATCTAGTTATGGGCAAGAGCGTAAGCTTGGGAGAGTTTGGCTCCCTGCGCCTCTCCATCTCCAGCGATGGTGTGGACACCCTGGAGGAGTTCAACACCGGCAAAATTACCGGGGTAAAGGTAATCTTTACGCCGGGGGTGGAGCTCAAGCGGGCCATTGAGGCCGTAAGCTTTGAGCGCACCGAGTAG
- a CDS encoding DUF4209 domain-containing protein, whose amino-acid sequence MKEQEMNTLEKYLKKIDESSYDCKDVHTINSEFQQVCKQLFEEGKQNIAAIAELDREVFSVQKSFDNKHDNAEGIINGLSWQMSGTQTLEDGSQIPLYWPDVTKYTQQDFEFFEKRYNECKNLYAKTEYGLMVYFGEKTATSRHNDFKRQLCNELFQLSKDYQAKANKGGEKNHYVLHFFHSLRMAFGVAEKSNLEPELTNIIKYIFETHQNWDITKEGTLRILLDLSGLLSDYFGLSNKLIDFQKVVDKNLAGAEELEKTYVWGAMYAIDRNIAIEQKRNKPVDDLLKYKAKLYEKLATDAESKSNHTCVNFAGNALRIYQQIKLPNDISRLEKYYSELRGKFRLSEVRQELPKEHVDNMNERILKAVADNNERGIINHFITSPWYDTIKNIKDRSVELSKQTVLLSMLPTSIMDKFGNTVDVFYTDEEKEKFSFWNSYTFNFQIGTQTMHRFFIEAYKAKKLNYASVISHLEGTWFNEVIVRNYHGQAVDVKPIDTLKPGLKRLFDELDSFFADNTYQCEFVTVTDSLTLKVEGLLRYFCEKIGIATFKTRQKGSDRLVMEKLLDDLLADIAHEPLLKPEQKTNFDEEDRILIKYVLAEKAGLNLRNAVAHGLMDIFEYSFEHVVVLFCIIIKLSKYKFIETKGDPHDNSSK is encoded by the coding sequence GTGAAGGAACAAGAAATGAATACTCTAGAAAAATATTTGAAAAAGATTGATGAAAGTTCATACGATTGTAAGGATGTCCATACAATCAATTCAGAATTTCAGCAGGTCTGCAAGCAACTTTTTGAAGAAGGCAAACAGAATATTGCTGCAATTGCAGAACTTGACAGAGAAGTATTTTCAGTTCAAAAGTCTTTTGATAATAAACATGATAATGCAGAAGGAATTATTAACGGATTAAGTTGGCAAATGAGTGGTACACAAACTTTGGAAGATGGCAGCCAAATACCTCTTTATTGGCCTGATGTTACAAAATACACCCAACAAGATTTTGAATTTTTTGAAAAACGTTACAACGAATGCAAAAACCTATATGCAAAAACTGAATACGGTTTAATGGTGTATTTTGGTGAAAAAACTGCCACGTCAAGACATAATGATTTTAAACGTCAGCTTTGTAATGAGTTATTTCAGCTTAGCAAAGATTATCAAGCTAAAGCTAATAAAGGTGGTGAAAAAAATCATTACGTGTTGCATTTCTTCCATTCTTTGCGAATGGCATTCGGTGTTGCAGAAAAATCAAATCTTGAGCCTGAGTTGACTAATATAATTAAATACATATTTGAAACGCACCAAAATTGGGATATTACTAAGGAAGGCACTTTACGTATTTTACTTGACCTTTCTGGTTTGTTATCCGATTATTTTGGTTTATCAAATAAATTAATCGACTTTCAGAAAGTTGTTGATAAAAACTTGGCAGGGGCTGAAGAACTTGAAAAAACCTATGTATGGGGTGCAATGTATGCCATTGACCGTAATATTGCTATTGAGCAAAAAAGAAATAAACCGGTCGATGACTTATTAAAATACAAAGCAAAGTTGTATGAGAAACTCGCAACTGATGCAGAAAGTAAATCAAACCATACCTGTGTGAATTTTGCAGGAAATGCACTCCGCATTTATCAACAGATTAAACTACCTAATGACATTAGTAGATTGGAGAAATATTATTCCGAATTAAGAGGCAAGTTTCGGTTGTCAGAAGTAAGGCAAGAACTACCAAAGGAGCACGTTGATAATATGAATGAGCGCATTTTAAAAGCGGTTGCTGACAACAACGAAAGAGGCATAATTAATCATTTCATAACATCTCCATGGTATGATACAATTAAAAATATTAAAGACCGTTCTGTTGAATTGAGTAAACAGACCGTTTTGCTCTCAATGCTCCCAACATCAATAATGGATAAATTTGGAAACACGGTTGACGTGTTTTATACTGATGAAGAAAAAGAAAAATTCAGTTTTTGGAACTCATATACATTCAATTTTCAAATTGGTACACAAACAATGCATAGGTTTTTTATTGAAGCCTATAAAGCCAAGAAATTAAATTACGCCTCTGTGATATCCCATTTAGAAGGCACATGGTTTAATGAAGTTATTGTAAGGAATTATCATGGTCAGGCAGTAGATGTCAAACCAATAGATACACTTAAACCTGGATTGAAAAGGTTGTTTGATGAACTCGACAGTTTCTTCGCTGACAATACTTATCAATGTGAATTTGTTACCGTAACCGATAGTTTAACATTGAAAGTTGAGGGGCTTTTACGATATTTTTGTGAGAAAATTGGCATTGCAACATTTAAAACAAGACAGAAAGGCTCAGATAGATTGGTAATGGAAAAATTATTGGATGATTTATTGGCTGATATTGCTCACGAACCACTTTTAAAACCTGAACAGAAAACTAATTTTGATGAGGAAGACAGAATACTAATAAAATATGTATTAGCAGAAAAGGCAGGATTAAATTTGCGAAATGCAGTTGCTCACGGCTTAATGGATATATTTGAATATTCTTTTGAACACGTTGTAGTTCTTTTCTGCATCATAATCAAATTAAGCAAGTATAAATTTATAGAAACGAAAGGAGACCCCCATGATAACAGTAGTAAATGA
- a CDS encoding type II toxin-antitoxin system VapC family toxin: MGQKYLIDTCTVVKYLDEVLPPKAISFMDTLVDDDCKVSFITKIELLVWNPPIAEDIRVREEFLAGSEIHYINDEIINSAIQIRKSTHIRLPDAVIAATAIHNDYVLLSTNDNDFLKVIPLGLKYMNPETASYKHM; the protein is encoded by the coding sequence ATGGGACAGAAATATTTAATTGATACTTGTACAGTTGTAAAATATCTGGACGAGGTACTTCCTCCAAAAGCAATTTCATTTATGGATACTTTGGTTGATGATGATTGTAAAGTTTCGTTCATTACGAAAATTGAATTATTAGTATGGAATCCCCCAATTGCCGAAGATATTAGAGTAAGGGAAGAGTTTTTAGCCGGCTCTGAAATTCATTACATTAATGATGAAATAATAAACAGTGCAATTCAAATAAGAAAATCAACTCATATAAGGTTACCAGATGCAGTTATTGCAGCAACAGCCATTCACAACGACTATGTTCTTCTATCAACAAATGATAATGATTTTTTAAAGGTGATTCCACTTGGATTAAAATATATGAATCCTGAAACAGCCTCTTATAAGCACATGTGA